caggaaggtcccctggaggagggcatggcagcccactccagtattcttgcctggagaatcccatggacagaggagtgtggcgggctatagtccagagggtcgcaaagagttggacacgactgaatcgacagcacagcacagcatactaGGAAGTAGAAGTGGGAACCAAATACCTTGATTCCACATCTCTTGCAGTTCCTACCAAGAGAGAAACCATTTACTTAAGGAAGGTTTGAACCTATGAGACTTCGTTCATTCTTTGTTGACACAGGattgttttgaaatttaatttttattctaaagtttttcttttttttttcaatgccaGGAATTCTGAATGTAGGGTAAAGTATATCTTGGCATTTTCCTGGCATTTCTTTACAGCAAAtagcttgttttgttttccatcctACAGTCATCCTTACTCCATCCCCAATCCGAGGAGCGGGAGATGGAATGGAAACTGAGGAGCCACCTAAATCTATTGAAGTTACTCCTGGAATCCAACCTATAATACATCACAGCCTTCAGAGTCCACGAAAGAAAGCAGTCCCATCAGAGAGCCCAGGAGTTCTTCAGCTAGGGAAGATTCTGACTGAAAAAGCCGTGGAAGTCGAAGCTGTAAGAATATTAGTTCCCAAAGCTGCTATAACCCATAATATCCCCTACAAAAATGCAAAGGTTAAGTCTCTGGGACAGCACAAAGGAGAACTCCTTGGCCAGCCAGAGGGAGTCACAGAACCCAGAAAAGAACTGTCCGAGGTAAAGAATACGTTGGAAAAGCTCAAGAACTCTGAACGGAGGTTGCTACAGGACAAAGAAGGCCTTTCAAACCAGCTCAGAGTGCAGTCAGAGGTAAGAGCAGCCTCAACAGCGCTAATGACAGTGGCTCTTAACACCTGGGCCTTCGAAGCCTGCATGTTAGAATGCACATACACAGTGTTATAAATAtagaataaaatgtatttctcttaGAATGTCATTCATTATAACTTGACATTACTCCAAAAAGCTTCCTCTTAAATTTCTCATTCTCTTAGTGCCTCTACTAGAATTAGTTTATGTTGGGAACTTATATTCTAAACATGGTTGAAGATGACCTGTAAGGTACTTTGGACAATGTGAGGTACTTTGGACGTTGTGCAAGACCACCTATAAGTTATTAAGGAGGTTACAGCTAAGAACTCACAGGCCAGAGATTAACCAAATTGACTAGATAGTAATCCTTGCTTTAAGAATCCATAAATTCCAAGTattttttctatgtatagatgATAATTAGAATAAAGAAGATTGTGGAATAAGTATTGGTATCTTCATTGTAAATTGGAAATTACCTATATTGCTTGATTTACTTTCTTtaaacttttgttgttcagtcactaagctatgtccaactctttgcaaccccatgaactgcaacactccaggcttccctgtccttcactgtctcccggagtttactcaaactcatgtccattgagttggtgatgccatccaaccatctcttcctctgtcacccccttctcctcctgccctcaatctttcccagcatcaggatgttttccaatgagttgactcttcacatcaggtgactaaCAGAGAAACAAAGTGAGGAGTGGTAAGGCAATATTTGCTAAAATGTAAAGTTTAAaggctattaaaaaaaagttcatagTCTTTAATCTTTACATCTTAGTAAATATTGCCTTACCACTGCCCACTTTGTTAGATTATACATCTTTCTACTAGATGTTAGTCTTTATAAGTGACACCATGGTTACTGATTCTTATCCAAATATTGTTTCTaatgtatttaataatatattttaaataactaatttgaaattacaaaactagtacatatttatttgtaaacatcttggaaaatacagaaaaaaacaatgaaaatagtatCACTTATAAATACCATCCAGCTATAAATGCATAATTATACATATTGAGTTCATTTTTGCCTTGTAATTTACTTTTTTTAGTTGTTAATATTTTCCCATGTCTCAAGATAATATTTTTCCATGTCTATTAAAATATCATCATTAATAGCAACAGTGTTTTTCAATGACTGTACCATATACCAGTACCTTTTATTGGACATtcgttttaattttgtttcattttttataacaATGTGAAGAACATGATTATAGACATCTTGAATTGCTTTCTTtgcttaaattcttaaaaatcctATGGCACAAAGaaaccaatttttaaatgttgaaaaagaTTTATAGAACACTGTCATACTTTTTAGCAAAATTTATTggttcagtttttaattttttgcctttAAATGTTGACAAGAGACAGTTTGTAATTTTTATGATAATGATTTGTACTCTTAAGAGGCTCAAATTataaccacatggactatagatTAATAGAGATATAGACgtggtatgtatatattatgaaacTTAACTTTTTGATATCACTTTTTGATATGTACTTGTAGTAATGGAGGTCCAAATTACATGAAGCAGTTTCTCTTCTGTTCATTTTGCTACATTGAACTCACTGGCATTACTTTGAGCTTGTGTTGGTCATGATTTCTTCCAGGTCAATCGTGAGTTAAAAAAGCTACTGGTGGCTTCTGTTGGGGATGACCTTCAGTATCACTTTGAACGTGTAGCCCGTGAGAAAAATCagcttattttagaaaatgaagcCCTGGGTCGAAATATCGCTCAGCTTTCCGAACAGTTAGAACGGATGTCGATACAATGTGATGTGTGGCGAAGTAAATTCCTCGCAAGCaggtattttctattttatttcctagTTTTTGCTCTGCCAGATTTGTTGACCCTcctaatgcaaaaagaaaaaaatggattgtAGTGTGAAAATTTCTGACTGAGATTGTCAGATTACCTCATACATTATTTAAGAGGTAGACTCTCCCTTCTCCGGATGGGTCATACAATAAATAGTAATTCATTTCCTACTTTTTGCTCTGTCAGATTTGTTGACACttctaatgcaaaaaaaaaaaaaaacctggattgTAGTGTGAAAATTTCTGACTGAGATTGTCAAATTAACTCATACATGATTTAAGAGATGGATTACATCTCCTCTGGATGTAATCTGCCTAAATGGAAAAGTGCTAGCATAAAGCTACTCCCTCATTCCAGAATTCTAAGTTACTCTTCTGTAGTGGAAATCACTCTGACTACAATGTTTAAgatcaaaacaaaactaaactcagacagctaataaatatttaaatttttaaaagaagatttttCCCCACGTCCTCTCTAAAAACTCACATTATCATTGCCACTCCATAATGTCTTATTTTGTCTCTCAGACTCTGTTCTCATTGCTCATTTAACTACATCATTATAGAGCTTCCCAACCTTTTCTCTCCATGCACAAATAGAAAGCGATAATAATCTGCATGGTGTACTGGACGAGGCTACCTCTCCAGTAGAGGTGAGAACCTCAGGCCCATGAACACACTGGTAGTTGGGAAGGTCTCTTATATGTTACGATTTTCTATTCATCCCCTCCTTCCGACTTTGAGTTACTGGAGAACAGAATCTGGGTGTTATCCGTCTGGTGTATTTTCAGCATTTAGCTCAGTGCTTCACATATGTTTAATAACATTGATTAATAACATCATCTGGAGGTTTCTCACAAACACCAAAGGTTTCCAGGCTGTACCTTAAGAACCACTGATtgtaatgaatatatttttagaaaattatttcttcatGTCTTAATATCAGTGATACTTTCTAATAATTGATTACTCTGTTAAAATCcttaatttgttttctaattgtACTAATAAAGGATGTATTTGGAGAAATGAATTTACTGTTTATTGGCTTAGAATGAATAAGTTAATTTTTACTGAACAGCTTAAGAAGTAAATCGTGCATTTTACAGATTACTACAATATGTAACTTATTAAACATTCTGATCAATGTTAATAGTAATACTTTGGGGGCAATAATAGTGAAACCAAACTTTATTGATATTTTAGTTGATTTAATCTTTTAACGTCAgaactgttttcattttaaggAATTCAGTGGTTACTGTGGTCTGAGACTTTAATTTTAGGTGTAAGATTTTTCAActgaataaaaatactttaaaattttgcttcAATTCTATCACTGGAGAATTGTTATATACATTTTGCTACATCCAATCAGAAAACatgaagctgttttttttttttttaaacaaaaaagggAATGAAATGGCTCTGTGTATGctaatatgaaaaaaatcatcaaGGTAAATTATTAGGTGAAAAAGTGAACTACAGAGAAGTTTGTATTAAATAAttcctttttgtaaataaaattaatatatttatttctatacaTACTTTTATGCTTATGTATGtataagttatttttttctagaaaaatgtattggttactTTATTGATTACTGATTATAAGAGGAGGGGCCAGGCTGCTGGACAAGAAGACTTCGTTTTCCTTTTATACAAACCTCTctatatttaatgtttttctaaTGGCAAAAAGGTGATGAGTGGTAGAAAAATAACTTTTGTTTTTCCCTAAAATTTTCTCTATTTGAGAAcaatgacagggaggcctggcatgctgtggttcatggggtcgcaaggagtcggacacaactgagtgactgaactgaactgaactgaatgttatttttcttccaaaactTGATTAATCTAGAGTGAGACTGAAGTACATTCCAAAGTCACTAAACAGGAAAGTTAAAACActgttttctttgtcattttgtaAACAGATATTTTAATTGAGTCCCTTTAATGAGGTCTAAgctcataaacattttaaatgttatgaactgtcatgttggagaagactcttgagagtcccttgggctgcaaggagatccaaccagtccatcctaaaggagatcagtcctaggtgttcattggaaggactgatgctgaagctgaaactctaatactttgaccatctgatgcgaagagctgactcattggaaaagaccctgatgctgggaaagattgagggcaggaggagaaggggacaacagaggatgagatggttgaatagcatcaccgactcaatggacatgggtttgggtggactccaggagttggtgatggacagggaggcctggcatgctgccgttcatggggtcacagagtcgaacacgactgagtgactaaactgactgaactgaagtgaaggttTAAAAACTGAGAAGTAATTTGACAGTGTTAAAtcttttttctaagtttttaaaaatgacagtgaCAGAGGTAGGTATATTAACTTTTTAACACTGCCTGAGAATCTATATGTAAGATTTTGATCTTTTCCAGGGTTATGGCAGATGAGTTAACCAACTCCAGAGCAGTTCTGCAGCGTCAGAACCGTGATGCACAGAGCGCTATACAAGATCTCCTGAGTGAACGGGAACAGTTTCGTCAGGAAATGATTGCTACGCAGAAGTATGGCACTTGTTTACATTCTGAGCCCTTCTACTTTCTCCTgcaatttttgttattgttatagTTCTTTCatatttctacatttattaacTCACTGAGCATATACTTTGAGTAGCATTTTAAAATAGCAGCccagggaaaggaggaagaatgaaaaaaacagaagacatgTTCTTATATTCTTAGTGGGGGAGAGATTAGTTatatctataatggaaaaaatttttgcatttaaaagtaGTTTTTGGTTACAGTTTTAGCAGTTTTGTATAGATTTTGGTAGAAGCCAAAAAGTGTACTGGTCTTTACTTTGGAGGGAGATCTTTTTGAGAACTGTTCTACAGTATGAGAGCTTACTTTCATGTCCATATGCACCAGAACTGTCAAAATTGAAagtcttccttaaaaaaactttatACTTTTATGTAATTGATTTCTtacaaattaaataagtaaaagtcAAGAGAAAATTATAGGGGACATTAGaagaatgaaaacacaaatatatcaaaatatcagATTTTGTGGGAGGCAACTAAAGCAGTGTAGAGGGAATTAATAAAGCTATAGCTTTAAATGCTTattgtagaaaaggaaagaaagggctCATCAATAAACTAAGCTTCCtttttaagaaatacaaagagtaaattaagcagaaggaaagaaaagatgagagcagaaataaatgaaatagaaaaccaaACACTGGTTCTTTGAAAGGATAAATTTACAAAACCTCCAGGCAGTataatcaggggaaaaaaaataaagatacacaGCATAAGAAGGAAAGGGGTACACTACAGAGTCTGTAGTCATAAGATAATAGGGGATGTTATGAACAACTCTTTTCCAATCAGTTCAACAGCTTACATAGACAATCTGCTTAAAAGACAGACTAAGAGAACACTCAAGAACAGATAACCTGAATAGCCCTGACCTATTAAAGCAATTTACTTTGTAGTTAAAATTCTTCTAATAAAGGAAATTCCAGTCCTACATGGATCAACTGGTAAATACTAACAAACatctaaggaagaaataaaaccaaatttaTACAAACTttactagaaaataaaagaacagttCTACCTTATTTTATGAGGCCAACATCATCTTGATACCAAAACTATACAGAGGCATTacaagaaaactgcaggccaatatctATCTataatgaatatagatgcaaaaatccttaatagaATTTTAGTGAttcaaatccaacaatatataaaaagcttTATACATCATGGCCATGGAGGTTTTACCCCAAGAATTATAGGTtggtttatcatttaaaaatcaaccaataaaataccaaaaaattattttataaatatatatatatatatatatatatgcgcacacacataacacatatatatatacacacacacatatgcatacacacatatatatacacacataccataTAAGCATCTCAATAAATGCACAAATTAAATAAGTAGTTCTATAATACTACCTGAGTATATTATATTTTACCTGTACTAAAATAAGAGAACCAAAAAGGTACTGTTTGTTGATTTCCAGATAACCGTAAAATCAGTTTAAGTGCTTTCTGTAATCTGACTTATTTTACCAGACTTCCTGGTTTATTGAACTcttgagagaaagaggagaaagaaagtatATGATTTCAGAAACATGTTTCTCAGCattcttgatttttatattttatcctctTACTAATGTTCAGTGCTGTGTGTTGCTGCAGGTTGCTGGAGGAGCTCTTGGTCTCTTTGCAGTGGGGAAGGGAGCAAACTTACTACCCTAGCGGGCAACCTCACAGCACAGCAGAACTAGCATTAACAAATCACAAGTTGGCAAAAGCAGTAAATTCTCATCTTCTGGGAAATGTTGGCACAAATGGTCAAAAAAAGGTTCCATCAACAGTTGAATTCTGCAGTACTCCAGCAGAAAAAATGGCTGAAACggtaaaatatttctctttcgtGATCTGTAAAACCTCTAAGACTGTCCTCTTACATGTTATAAGGAAAAGTGCTTGGCACTGGGAGTTAGGAAATATGGAATCAAACTTGATTCTCATGCTAATGAGCTAGTGACCTTGGAGAAAATTATTTCATCCTCTGAGCTTAATTTTCTCAAACTCTATTACTATACTTTTGAGGAGAAAAAAGTGTAATTGTTTTTAAAGATGGCCATTCCTGTCTTAGTTCAGCTGCTTGCCCTATTGGTTTCTATACAACTCGTACCTCAGATTCAGTAGATGACGTTGGTTCCTcattcacagaagaaaaagagggtAGAGGCAGAAAACTCCCTCCAGGTCCCAGCTTGGTATCTCGAAGCCTAGCTTATGTGGCCTCCATCCTTACATATATTTCTGTTACTGGAAAAGGTGTCTCTTTGCCTCTCCAAAGCATAGCATATTCCCCCAGGCTTATCCCACCTCCCACTAACAGGTACTTCTGTTGACTCTTTCCTTTTGGTTTAAGAACATGTCCAAGTGTCTTCCATCTAAAAAGAAAACTCTTCCCTCTATCTTAAGTTCTCTACATATGGTCTTATCACCTTCCCTTCACAACCAAGAATCTGGAACAAGCAGttcatatttatttctacttACATACTTCCCTTCCTCAACTCCTGCCATTGCTTTTCTCAGTAGACTTCCAGCTCCACTGTCCTCAAAAAGGACTCTCATAAAGGCCATGAATATTTAAGTACTTTGTCACATTTTATTTCAACTCCCTCAGTTTCTGAAGCTGTCATACTctcccaactctttgctacttcTGTGACTGTTCGTTCTCAGtatttggtggggggaggggaatccTCTTCCTGTGCCCACTCTTGAGCCTTTACTCACGTAGCTAACTTTCTGTATCATCTCGGGACTATCATTAGCTAATCCCCATAGCTTTATGCTTGTGACTTCTTCagctgagactttttttttctagaataagACACATACCCAGCTGGACATCTCCATCAGCTCGTCCCATAGACAGCTAAAAATAGAACAACCTCTTGCTTTTGTATTTGTATTCCCAttctagagggggaaaaaaagtaaaagaaaaatacctgtttcttctcctgtatttcctAGCTTAGCGAACTGTACCCATTACATTGGATGTTTTGAAGAttctataaaataatacatataaagccTGTAGCCATTTCCCATATAGGTACAGTAATTTCTCAATAAATAGTggctatcatttttattattatatcctTCATCCCCTAAACCTGTTGCTTTTATGAGTCCTGTCAGTTTCTTCTAATTTGTTGCCTCTCCCAAATTTAGACACCTGATTGCCAGGCTAGACAGTAGCATAGTCTCCTAACCAGTATCCCTCCCTTGCTTTTTTTACTTACCTCCAGGCCATCCTCTGCTGCCAGAGTGTTATTTCAAAAACGTCAATCCCATCATCTTGGTACTCGTGTTCGGAGGACTCCCAATCTCCCTCATTACTCAATCTGTGTTATTTCATCTTGTATAGAAGGCCTTTCATCAATCATTATTCCAGCTCCCCTTCCCTTGGATCATTTCCCAGGTGTGCCTACCCCCTGCACTTCACATCCCAGCTGTGTTAACCACTTTCATTCCACAGACGGGCCACTGTATCTCATGCCTCTGTACATACTTTCCCTCTGCCAAGATGGCCTCCCAACAATCTCTCTTCTTGCCCAACCACTGCACTGCTTTTAAGAATCAGCCTTCCCTGATTCCTTCAGGCAAACCTAGATTTTCCTTCCTCTAGGCTTCCATTTCATCTTGTACATAAATTTAGTATAGCTCTTTATCATGTTACATTGCAGTTTGAGTGTCTGCCTCCCAAACTGTAAGCTCTTTAAAGATAGGCATTGTGTTTCCTCAAGTCTGGCATAATCCTTtatacatagtaggtgttcagctatttactgaatgaattagTCCCTGAAACTGAACGTTATCCAAAATTGTTTctccttttctattcttttttggcggggggttggggggtggggtgggggggggggggttggattGTGTTCCTTCCCACTCCGTTGCTGCCAGTAGCGTCTGGTATAATTAACTGCTTCTGATATTTTGAAACACTCTCTTCCCATGGCTGATGTAACCTTACACCCTCTggacttttctcttttctctgaccATTCTGTTTCACCATACAATGATGGGTAGCCTCAGGGCTTG
The sequence above is drawn from the Dama dama isolate Ldn47 chromosome 14, ASM3311817v1, whole genome shotgun sequence genome and encodes:
- the BLZF1 gene encoding golgin-45, whose amino-acid sequence is MTTLESLETKVILTPSPIRGAGDGMETEEPPKSIEVTPGIQPIIHHSLQSPRKKAVPSESPGVLQLGKILTEKAVEVEAVRILVPKAAITHNIPYKNAKVKSLGQHKGELLGQPEGVTEPRKELSEVKNTLEKLKNSERRLLQDKEGLSNQLRVQSEVNRELKKLLVASVGDDLQYHFERVAREKNQLILENEALGRNIAQLSEQLERMSIQCDVWRSKFLASRVMADELTNSRAVLQRQNRDAQSAIQDLLSEREQFRQEMIATQKLLEELLVSLQWGREQTYYPSGQPHSTAELALTNHKLAKAVNSHLLGNVGTNGQKKVPSTVEFCSTPAEKMAETVLRILDPVTCTESSPDNPFSESSPATLLATKKNIGRFHPYTRYENITFNCCNHCQGELIAL